Proteins from one Chroicocephalus ridibundus chromosome 16, bChrRid1.1, whole genome shotgun sequence genomic window:
- the LOC134524284 gene encoding LOW QUALITY PROTEIN: E3 ubiquitin-protein ligase RBBP6-like (The sequence of the model RefSeq protein was modified relative to this genomic sequence to represent the inferred CDS: inserted 3 bases in 3 codons; substituted 1 base at 1 genomic stop codon), whose protein sequence is MMIQSCREYDPINYMKKPWGTPPPSYICFRCGKPGDYIKNCPTTGDKNFKPVPRIKKSTGIPRSFMMEVEDPNTKGAMLTKSGTYAIPLINAEAYARGKKEKPPFLLGEPSSSTSSDPVPAELLCLICKEIMTDAAIIPCCGNSYCDECIRTALLESEEHTCPTCHQTDVSPDALIANKFLRKAVNNFSNGTGYTKGLHQTIQQQQQQPPPPPPPDIWLEVPCMSDCRTIRLLPSNSPYRASFHSRSSYTHAKSRSGSSHSGSYSRSISRSRSPSFSRSPPYPRRGKEKRRNYRSRSRSHGYHRSRSRSPPYRRYHSPSRSPAFRGQSPTKRTTPQGDGERQYLNRYXEVPRYDMKVYHGRSVDLRDPSEKESYREWGKNYREWYENFYKGFAVGAQPRPPVNRETISPDRFGPPGTGRENLPYARGCREGYPGGQSHRSHNGDGHDPEKPPGRARHGITDPPKSNKKDMEYPLEDGKGNECKKHWKRRKGDENKGFPNAEFLEGTRKAREPVTAEDVKRGSLFTLPDRDDTTPVRDEPLEADSIAFQSVSEKEKREKDTTKMKVEVAVPPKKDNTAKASQEKLDTDREESPSISQEPPVKKVKEGLPRTXEKALVTPWKVHPELTKXDPETRPAKEEKAKKDHPKETKLDKPSNKEHKXKKPAENSKPSDAKPEKRRREGDKMFDKDHHCVLSSRPWSSIIMT, encoded by the exons atgatgatacagtcttgccgtgaatacgatccaatcaa TTACATGAAGAAACCCTGGGGTACACCTCCGCCATCCTATATATGCTTTCGTTGTGGAAAACCTGGCgactacataaagaactgcccaacgaCTGGG gacaaaaattttaagcctgttcccagaattaagaagagcacaggaattccaaggagtttcatgatggaggtggaagatcccaatacaaagggCGCTATGCTGACAAAGAGCGGAACATATGCGATACCActtattaatgc ggaagcttacgctagaggaaagaaggagaagcctcccttcttactAGGGGAGccatcctcctccacctcctcagaccctgttccagctgagttgttatgtctcatttgtaaagagataatgactgatgcagccattattccctgctgtggaaacagttattgtgacgaAT GCATCAGAACAGCATTGCTGgaatctgaggaacacacatgcccaacgtgtcatcagacagacgtttcccctgatgctttaattgccaacaagTTCCTgcgcaag gctgtgaacaacttcagcaatggaacgggctacacaaaagggctccaccagaccattcagcagcagcagcagcagccgccaccacctccaccacca GACATCTGGCTAGAAGTGCCCTGTATGTCGGATTGCCGCACAATCCGTCTTTTGCC gtcCAATTCTCCCTATAGGGCTTCATTTCACTCTAGAAGTTCGTATACCCAcgccaagtcaagatcaggttcttcccactctggctcctactctcgatcCATTAGTCGTTCccgttctccttccttctcacgatcaccaccctatccaagaagaggcaaagagaagcgtcgtaactatcgctctaggtcaaggtcaCACGGTTATCACCGTTCAAGGTCACGGTCACCCCCATACAGAAGATACCATTCACCATCAAGGTCTCCAGCGTTTagaggccagtctcccactaaacggactacacctcaaggggatggagaaaggcagtacttgAACAGATACTGAGAAGTTCCCCGCTATGATATGAAAGtttaccatggcagatctgttgacctcagagatccatctgaaaaggagagttacagagaatggggaaagaactatagagaatggtatgaaaacttttacaagggctttgctgttggcgctcaacctcgaccaccagtaaatagagagaccatttctccagataggtttggtccacctgggaccggacgagagaatttgccatatgctcggggatgcagggaaggctatcctggtgggcaaagccacagaagtcataatgGAGACGGACATGACCCTGAAAAACCTCCTGGAAGAGCGCGCCACGGCATCACAGATCCACCAAAAtcaaataagaaggacatggaatatccactggaagatggcaaaggaaatgaatgtaaaaaacactggaagagaaggaaaggggacgagaataaaggatttcccaatgctgagtttttAGAAGGTACgagaaaagcaagagagccaGTAACAGCAGAAGACGTTAAAAGAGGCTCTCTGTTCACACTCCCAGACAGAGATGACACCACCCCTGTGCGAGACGAGCCTTTGGAAGCAGATTCTATTGCTTTCCAATCggtgtctgaaaaggagaaaagagagaaggacaCGACAAAGATGAAAGTAGAGGTGGCCGTTCCTCCCAAGAAAGACAACACAGCTAAAGCTTCCCAAGAGAAGCTGGACACCGATCGTGAAGAATCTCCCAGTATTTCACAGGAACctcctgtgaaaaaagtgaaggaggggTTGCCAAGGA ATGAGAAGGCTCTTGTTACCCCATGGAAAGTTCACCCAGAATTGACAA ATGACCCAGAAACCAggccagccaaggaggaaaaggccaagaaagaccatccaaaagaaaccaagttGGACAAGCCCTCCAACAAAGAGCATA tcaaaaaacctgctgaaaacagcaaaccttctgatgcaaaacccgaaaaaagaagaagagaaggagataaAATGTTTGACAAGGACCATCATTGCGTTTTGTCATCAAGACCATGGAGCAGTATAATAATGACATAA